A single window of Candoia aspera isolate rCanAsp1 chromosome 3, rCanAsp1.hap2, whole genome shotgun sequence DNA harbors:
- the LOC134494648 gene encoding leucine-rich repeat-containing protein 52-like — MGYFILPSFHSSTVLWMTLALGIKWIEEVLSCPNQCTCNKWEVNCTGKNLDNIPTTIPLTSRKLILAQNNLTNLPLLTMSYLNELIHLDCSHNLLTMDLDFSFPALNKLTYLDLSFNRLSRITPFTFSQLKKLLLLNLSGNPTMVEVREWAFEKNTLLRYIDVSDCGLGYLGAEVFYNLYRLPILGLKGNPWTCDCRFVLFLKWLKKSGIKSPDIENATCSKPEKMQGLSLISIEPKLHHLCLLHIELEDFVHMSLLTFCVFIGGTLLVWLVGFGTVIYYHPVMKTYDEPENEEYRMI, encoded by the exons ATGGGGTATTTCATTCTGCCCTCTTTTCATAGTTCCACAGTCTTGTGGATGACTCTTGCGCTTGGAATAAAATGGATAGAAGAAGTCCTGAGTTGTCCAAACCAATGTACCTGTAACAAGTGGGAAGTGAACTGCACAGGAAAGAATTTAGACAATATTCCAACCACAATTCCActgacttccagaaaattaattcTGGCTCAGAACAATCTCACCAATTTACCACTATTAACCATGAGTTATCTCAATGAACTAATCCACCTAGACTGCAGCCACAATCTGTTAACAATGGACTTGGATTTCAGTTTTCCAGCATTAAACAAATTGACATATTTGGATCTCAGCTTCAACAGGCTCTCCCGCATAACACCCTTCACTTTTTCACAACTGAAAAAGCTGCTGCTCCTGAATCTTTCTGGTAATCCAACAATGGTGGAGGTTAGGGAATGGGCCTTTGAAAAGAACACCCTCCTGAGATATATAGATGTGAGTGACTGTGGCTTGGGTTACCTCGGTGCTGAAGTGTTTTATAATCTGTACAGACTTCCTATTTTGGGACTAAAGGGTAACCCCTGGACTTGTGACTGCAGATTCGTATTATTCCTCAAATGGCTAAAGAAGAGTGGTATTAAGTCCCCAG ACATTGAGAATGCTACCTGCAGCAAACCAGAAAAAATGCAGGGTCTTTCTCTCATCAGCATAGAACCGAAGCTCCACCATCTGTGCCTTCTGCACATAGAACTGGAAGACTTTGTACACATGAGTCTATTAACCTTCTGCGTCTTTATTGGAGGAACTCTACTGGTGTGGCTCGTTGGGTTTGGCACAGTGATATATTACCATCCTGTCATGAAGACATATGATGAACCAGAGAATGAAGAGTACAGAATGATTTAA